The Cloeon dipterum chromosome 3, ieCloDipt1.1, whole genome shotgun sequence genome includes a region encoding these proteins:
- the LOC135940280 gene encoding uncharacterized protein LOC135940280 isoform X2: protein MEAYAGGRQKTSSDNFDDLDLERPSTKPIDPEELDDNDLRHKLITPLGQQKKTTAIKINLHTDSRKLAETKPPIPPPLPKLPPHTPNFIPLGFSPLGHPPPPPLRLPHMNPLGGHMGSSLGLPFGAPIGLNLAPPLGFSLNPLPPRGVLPGSHIIAPTPVEIVEQPKKEDKPKLPAAAVDKQEKLKELRQTLAITIYQAAELDKHSYRGPLFKRTTSNPNLFLCHICNIKVLNNDVVNHHKGKKHTSNLASVEIVNLKSDKEVDPKEPEIPGVESVIREVPLCQAMLDAFIDSPLIGLEYLVELLDKEDENCHVVCFLCDKRGESLMQNVRQNIISHMIGTTHRMNYLKRHFPRAHEALIGVQNSKDLKLETGRFVRLVIEAIEKEYGRLKPILADSRTFRVRCNEYKELTENAKHFSETPTKTFTELIGPIKRSPSVECVELSPVRRVRRSRSPNRRARSRSPSIRWNSSPGRSTSPGRSRSSEQRRSPVRRRGQSYRSNVRREKSISLSPEGGSSRMSPFDERIQCRKESATFDEESGQEVVEIHPNGKKTTLDDALRDTIPISRSGSDMSMSPEPISPRIAPIISTSRRHSPHFGRRGHYSRRSRSPKRSRKSLSCSPISSRSGSDSPRPMSRTSDAWSSSSKPASYGEKYKRECELIEREIKKKRRHYQTQPEKHPAYNDEWKLFWNRKQQEVKQSGRNPAKYDYTPEWKVFWNERVEDLYIRELQERKSELKKRMSFADESNMPRSSRGSKSMSKGGSVADVKEVWKNLTGGDIKEDHKPEPKLVKPEYRTVLGVLRHLTALEPQLGSLGPTVNKLLGKSLAMEKVKKESSEDILRDIENVVLLETIKEKFRGQLMAGIVERFNVAATKNAINNITWVLDNAPPPTVQERILKAEEAPKVAAVEKIVKSSILSAAPTAKPSEPKKEAENIAVPGVGNIDRNAIALQIASALLAQGKTDITNEELEQLVEAVVGMAQKKNAEAKEEKKVEVKEVEQEIKEEEVATIPEEEAPADMSEDDLISCLKIFEFLPEHEKHSIILQLQRLEETDPEKVKELRKFVNAGTEMNSPKELFGQAASDDEDYLDSDVLNAAKKNVEQEIKPKAADSKTLQEATDSMMAGLKGKRLNRQADAIKTDLPLPPIGNVVPAAPLAAAAAAVPQSAGPYYETSQNVYLNAFQHQQMQLHAQQPQQHPQQHQNNPYEQQQNYPYASSQYPQYGGPSYGYYHQNWTPYFEKPIDFHRDVEPIPRAYVVDKK from the exons ATGGAGGCGTACGCAGGAGGTCGGCAAAAGACCAGCAGTGACAATTTTGATGACTTGGACCTTGAGAGGCCAAGTACTAAACCCATAGACCCTGAAGAGCTGGACGACAATGACTTGAGGCACAAGCTTATCACACCTCTTGGGCAGCAGAAGAAGACGACAGCTATCAAGATCAATTTACACACAGACAGCAGGAAATTGGCTGAGACCAAGCCACCGATTCCGCCGCCACTGCCCAAATTACCCCCACACACTCCAAATTTCATACCGCTGGGGTTTTCACCCCTAGGGCATCCCCCACCTCCTCCCCTTAGATTGCCTCACATGAATCCTCTCGGAGGACACATGGGCAGCTCCTTAGGCCTTCCTTTTGGTGCTCCCATTGGCTTAAACCTAGCTCCGCCACTTGGTTTTTCATTGAATCCTTTGCCTCCACGTGGAGTCCTGCCAGGTTCGCACATCATTGCTCCTACCCCAGTGGAGATTGTGGAACAGCCTAAAAAGGAAGACAAG ccAAAATTGCCGGCAGCGGCCGTGGACAAGCAAGAGAAGCTTAAAGAATTGCGCCAAACGCTTGCAATTACTATTTACCAAGCCGCCGAGCTCGACAAACATTCATACAGAGGCCCGTTGTTCAAAAGAACCACCTCTAATCCAAACCTTTTCCTTTGCCACATTTGTAACATCAAGGTCCTCAACAATGATGTGGTGAACCACCATAAAGGCAAAAAGCATACTTCAAATTTGGCTTCAGTAGAAATCGTGAATCTTAAATCTGATAAAG AAGTGGACCCCAAAGAGCCTGAAATACCTGGTGTTGAATCAGTTATTCGTGAGGTGCCCTTGTGCCAAGCCATGTTGGACGCATTCATTGATTCACCATTGATAG GACTGGAGTATTTGGTTGAGTTGTTAGATAAAGAGGATGAAAATTGTCATGTGGTTTGCTTCTTATGTGACAAAAGAGGAGAAAGCCTCATGCAGAATGTTCGACAGAACATCATTTCGCATATGATTGGCACCACTCATCGCATGAACTATTTA aaacgGCATTTTCCAAGGGCACATGAAGCATTGATTGGCGTGCAAAACAGCAAGGACCTAAAATTAGAAACAGGTCGCTTTGTCCGGTTGGTTATTGAGGCGATTGAAAAGGAATATGGTCGCCTGAAACCAATACTGGCTGACAGTCGCACCTTTCGAGTCAGGTGCAATGAATATAAGGAATTGACTGAAAATGCCAAACACTTCAG tgAAACGCCGACCAAAACTTTCACGGAGTTGATTGGTCCAATTAAAAGATCGCCATCTGTGGAGTGTGTGGAACTCAGTCCAGTCCGAAGAGTAAGGAGGAGCAGAAGCCCAAACAGGAGAGCGCGAAGCCGCAGTCCAAGCATTCGATGGAATTCTAGCCCAGGTAGAAGTACAAGCCCTGGCAGATCTCGCAGTTCAGAGCAAAGAAGAAGCCCTGTACGTCGAAGGGGGCAATCATATAGATCTAACGTGCGCCGTGAGAAGAGTATTTCGCTATCTCCAGAGG GTGGCTCAAGCAGAATGTCTCCGTTTGATGAAAG AATTCAATGTAGAAAAGAATCGGCAACATTTGATGAAGAGTCTGGCCAAGAAGTTGTTGAAATTCATCCAAATg gTAAAAAAACGACATTAGATGACGCTCTACGTGACACTATTCCTATTTCGCGCTCTGGATCTGACATGTCCATGTCCCCCGAGCCCATTTCTCCTAGAATAGCGCCAATAATCAGTACTTCAAGACGCCACTCTCCTCATTTTGGAAG GCGCGGTCACTATAGCAGAAGATCTCGCAGTCCTAAAAGAAGCCGCAAGTCGCTGTCCTGCAGTCCTATCTCTAGCAGAAGCGGGTCAGACTCTCCACGCCCCATGTCCAGAACTTCTGACGCTTGGAGTTCCAGTTCAAAGCCAGCTAGCTATGGAGAAAAATACAAGAGGGAGTGTGAACTGATTGAGAGGGAAATCAAAAAGAAAAGGCGTCACTATCAAACCCAACCTGAGAAGCATCCAGCTTATAACGATGAATGGAAGCTGTTCTGGAACAGAAAGCAGCAAGAAGTGAAGCAAAGTGGCAGGAATCCAGCGAAGTATGATTATACGCCTGAGTGGAAGGTGTTTTGGAATGAGAGAGTGGAAGATTTGTACATTAGAGAGTTGCAAGAACGCAAAAGTGAGCTGAAGAAACGCATGAGCTTTGCAGACGAGAGCAACATGCCACGATCATCCAGAGGATCCAAGTCTATGTCAAAAGGAGGTTCTGTGGCTGATGTCAAAGAAGTGTGGAAGAATCTAACAGGTGGTGACATCAAGGAAGATCACAAACCAGAGCCAAAGCTGGTGAAGCCTGAATATCGCACGGTTTTGGGTGTGCTCAGACACTTGACAGCTCTGGAACCTCAGCTTGGATCTCTTGGACCAACTGTCAACAAACTTCTTGGCAAATCTTTAGCAATGGAGAAAGTGAAAAAAGAGTCTTCTGAAGATATTCTACGTGACATTGAAAATGTTGTACTTTTGGAGacaatcaaagaaaaatttcgaGGTCAATTGATGGCTGGAATCGTTGAGCGCTTCAATGTCGCAGCCACAAAAAACGCAATCAACAACATCACTTGGGTGCTTGACAATGCCCCACCACCGACAGTCCAGGAGCGGATACTGAAAGCTGAGGAAGCGCCGAAGGTTGCtgctgttgaaaaaattgtcaaatctTCCATCCTCTCCGCTGCACCCACCGCCAAGCCTTCTGAACCCAAGAAAGAAGCGGAAAATATCGCAGTTCCTGGAGTAGGAAACATTGACAGGAACGCAATCGCCTTGCAAATAGCGAGCGCGCTCCTTGCTCAAGGTAAGACTGACATCACTAACGAAGAGCTGGAACAGTTAGTTGAAGCTGTGGTCGGCATGGCTCAGAAAAAGAACGCTGAGGCcaaagaggaaaagaaagtTGAAGTCAAAGAAGTAGAGCAAGAGATCAAAGAGGAGGAAGTTGCCACTATCCCTGAAGAGGAAGCTCCTGCAGACATGAGTGAAGATGATCTCATATCTTGCTTAAAGATCTTTGAGTTTCTTCCTGAACACGAGAAGCACTCAATAATACTGCAACTTCAACGTCTGGAAGAGACTGATCCGGAAAAAGTGAAGGAGCTTCGAAAGTTTGTTAACGCAGGCACTGAGATGAACTCGCCAAAAGAGCTGTTTGGGCAAGCAGCATCTGACGACGAAGACTATTTGGACTCGGACGTCCTGAACGctgctaaaaaaaatgttgagcaAGAGATAAAACCTAAAGCCGCAGACAGCAAGACTCTGCAAGAGGCTACTGACTCAATGATGGCTGGTTTGAAAGGAAAGCGGCTGAATAGACAGGCTGACGCCATCAAGACGGATTTGCCGTTACCACCAATAGGTAATGTGGTGCCAGCTGCACcattagcagcagcagcagcagctgtcCCTCAAAGTGCTGGACCTTACTACGAAACAAGCCAGAATGTTTATTTGAACGCATTCCAACATCAACAAATGCAGCTTCATGcacagcagccgcagcagcaccCTCAACAGCATCAGAATAATCCCTATGAGCAACAACAGAATTATCCGTATGCTTCGTCACAATACCCGCAGTACGGTGGTCCTTCTTATGGTTATTATCatcaaaattg GACCCCTTACTTTGAGAAACCGATTGATTTTCACCGAGATGTAGAACCCATTCCGAGGGCCTATGTAGTTGACAAAAAATAG
- the LOC135940280 gene encoding uncharacterized protein CG7065-like isoform X1: MEAYAGGRQKTSSDNFDDLDLERPSTKPIDPEELDDNDLRHKLITPLGQQKKTTAIKINLHTDSRKLAETKPPIPPPLPKLPPHTPNFIPLGFSPLGHPPPPPLRLPHMNPLGGHMGSSLGLPFGAPIGLNLAPPLGFSLNPLPPRGVLPGSHIIAPTPVEIVEQPKKEDKPKLPAAAVDKQEKLKELRQTLAITIYQAAELDKHSYRGPLFKRTTSNPNLFLCHICNIKVLNNDVVNHHKGKKHTSNLASVEIVNLKSDKEVDPKEPEIPGVESVIREVPLCQAMLDAFIDSPLIGLEYLVELLDKEDENCHVVCFLCDKRGESLMQNVRQNIISHMIGTTHRMNYLKRHFPRAHEALIGVQNSKDLKLETGRFVRLVIEAIEKEYGRLKPILADSRTFRVRCNEYKELTENAKHFSETPTKTFTELIGPIKRSPSVECVELSPVRRVRRSRSPNRRARSRSPSIRWNSSPGRSTSPGRSRSSEQRRSPVRRRGQSYRSNVRREKSISLSPEGGSSRMSPFDERIQCRKESATFDEESGQEVVEIHPNGKKTTLDDALRDTIPISRSGSDMSMSPEPISPRIAPIISTSRRHSPHFGRSRSPKLDQYGREVSMRRDKRSRSPDSRRGHYSRRSRSPKRSRKSLSCSPISSRSGSDSPRPMSRTSDAWSSSSKPASYGEKYKRECELIEREIKKKRRHYQTQPEKHPAYNDEWKLFWNRKQQEVKQSGRNPAKYDYTPEWKVFWNERVEDLYIRELQERKSELKKRMSFADESNMPRSSRGSKSMSKGGSVADVKEVWKNLTGGDIKEDHKPEPKLVKPEYRTVLGVLRHLTALEPQLGSLGPTVNKLLGKSLAMEKVKKESSEDILRDIENVVLLETIKEKFRGQLMAGIVERFNVAATKNAINNITWVLDNAPPPTVQERILKAEEAPKVAAVEKIVKSSILSAAPTAKPSEPKKEAENIAVPGVGNIDRNAIALQIASALLAQGKTDITNEELEQLVEAVVGMAQKKNAEAKEEKKVEVKEVEQEIKEEEVATIPEEEAPADMSEDDLISCLKIFEFLPEHEKHSIILQLQRLEETDPEKVKELRKFVNAGTEMNSPKELFGQAASDDEDYLDSDVLNAAKKNVEQEIKPKAADSKTLQEATDSMMAGLKGKRLNRQADAIKTDLPLPPIGNVVPAAPLAAAAAAVPQSAGPYYETSQNVYLNAFQHQQMQLHAQQPQQHPQQHQNNPYEQQQNYPYASSQYPQYGGPSYGYYHQNWTPYFEKPIDFHRDVEPIPRAYVVDKK, from the exons ATGGAGGCGTACGCAGGAGGTCGGCAAAAGACCAGCAGTGACAATTTTGATGACTTGGACCTTGAGAGGCCAAGTACTAAACCCATAGACCCTGAAGAGCTGGACGACAATGACTTGAGGCACAAGCTTATCACACCTCTTGGGCAGCAGAAGAAGACGACAGCTATCAAGATCAATTTACACACAGACAGCAGGAAATTGGCTGAGACCAAGCCACCGATTCCGCCGCCACTGCCCAAATTACCCCCACACACTCCAAATTTCATACCGCTGGGGTTTTCACCCCTAGGGCATCCCCCACCTCCTCCCCTTAGATTGCCTCACATGAATCCTCTCGGAGGACACATGGGCAGCTCCTTAGGCCTTCCTTTTGGTGCTCCCATTGGCTTAAACCTAGCTCCGCCACTTGGTTTTTCATTGAATCCTTTGCCTCCACGTGGAGTCCTGCCAGGTTCGCACATCATTGCTCCTACCCCAGTGGAGATTGTGGAACAGCCTAAAAAGGAAGACAAG ccAAAATTGCCGGCAGCGGCCGTGGACAAGCAAGAGAAGCTTAAAGAATTGCGCCAAACGCTTGCAATTACTATTTACCAAGCCGCCGAGCTCGACAAACATTCATACAGAGGCCCGTTGTTCAAAAGAACCACCTCTAATCCAAACCTTTTCCTTTGCCACATTTGTAACATCAAGGTCCTCAACAATGATGTGGTGAACCACCATAAAGGCAAAAAGCATACTTCAAATTTGGCTTCAGTAGAAATCGTGAATCTTAAATCTGATAAAG AAGTGGACCCCAAAGAGCCTGAAATACCTGGTGTTGAATCAGTTATTCGTGAGGTGCCCTTGTGCCAAGCCATGTTGGACGCATTCATTGATTCACCATTGATAG GACTGGAGTATTTGGTTGAGTTGTTAGATAAAGAGGATGAAAATTGTCATGTGGTTTGCTTCTTATGTGACAAAAGAGGAGAAAGCCTCATGCAGAATGTTCGACAGAACATCATTTCGCATATGATTGGCACCACTCATCGCATGAACTATTTA aaacgGCATTTTCCAAGGGCACATGAAGCATTGATTGGCGTGCAAAACAGCAAGGACCTAAAATTAGAAACAGGTCGCTTTGTCCGGTTGGTTATTGAGGCGATTGAAAAGGAATATGGTCGCCTGAAACCAATACTGGCTGACAGTCGCACCTTTCGAGTCAGGTGCAATGAATATAAGGAATTGACTGAAAATGCCAAACACTTCAG tgAAACGCCGACCAAAACTTTCACGGAGTTGATTGGTCCAATTAAAAGATCGCCATCTGTGGAGTGTGTGGAACTCAGTCCAGTCCGAAGAGTAAGGAGGAGCAGAAGCCCAAACAGGAGAGCGCGAAGCCGCAGTCCAAGCATTCGATGGAATTCTAGCCCAGGTAGAAGTACAAGCCCTGGCAGATCTCGCAGTTCAGAGCAAAGAAGAAGCCCTGTACGTCGAAGGGGGCAATCATATAGATCTAACGTGCGCCGTGAGAAGAGTATTTCGCTATCTCCAGAGG GTGGCTCAAGCAGAATGTCTCCGTTTGATGAAAG AATTCAATGTAGAAAAGAATCGGCAACATTTGATGAAGAGTCTGGCCAAGAAGTTGTTGAAATTCATCCAAATg gTAAAAAAACGACATTAGATGACGCTCTACGTGACACTATTCCTATTTCGCGCTCTGGATCTGACATGTCCATGTCCCCCGAGCCCATTTCTCCTAGAATAGCGCCAATAATCAGTACTTCAAGACGCCACTCTCCTCATTTTGGAAGGTCAAGATCTCCAAAACTAGATCAGTATGGTAGAGAAGTGAGCATGCGCCGTGATAAGCGCTCCCGCTCGCCTGATAGCAGGCGCGGTCACTATAGCAGAAGATCTCGCAGTCCTAAAAGAAGCCGCAAGTCGCTGTCCTGCAGTCCTATCTCTAGCAGAAGCGGGTCAGACTCTCCACGCCCCATGTCCAGAACTTCTGACGCTTGGAGTTCCAGTTCAAAGCCAGCTAGCTATGGAGAAAAATACAAGAGGGAGTGTGAACTGATTGAGAGGGAAATCAAAAAGAAAAGGCGTCACTATCAAACCCAACCTGAGAAGCATCCAGCTTATAACGATGAATGGAAGCTGTTCTGGAACAGAAAGCAGCAAGAAGTGAAGCAAAGTGGCAGGAATCCAGCGAAGTATGATTATACGCCTGAGTGGAAGGTGTTTTGGAATGAGAGAGTGGAAGATTTGTACATTAGAGAGTTGCAAGAACGCAAAAGTGAGCTGAAGAAACGCATGAGCTTTGCAGACGAGAGCAACATGCCACGATCATCCAGAGGATCCAAGTCTATGTCAAAAGGAGGTTCTGTGGCTGATGTCAAAGAAGTGTGGAAGAATCTAACAGGTGGTGACATCAAGGAAGATCACAAACCAGAGCCAAAGCTGGTGAAGCCTGAATATCGCACGGTTTTGGGTGTGCTCAGACACTTGACAGCTCTGGAACCTCAGCTTGGATCTCTTGGACCAACTGTCAACAAACTTCTTGGCAAATCTTTAGCAATGGAGAAAGTGAAAAAAGAGTCTTCTGAAGATATTCTACGTGACATTGAAAATGTTGTACTTTTGGAGacaatcaaagaaaaatttcgaGGTCAATTGATGGCTGGAATCGTTGAGCGCTTCAATGTCGCAGCCACAAAAAACGCAATCAACAACATCACTTGGGTGCTTGACAATGCCCCACCACCGACAGTCCAGGAGCGGATACTGAAAGCTGAGGAAGCGCCGAAGGTTGCtgctgttgaaaaaattgtcaaatctTCCATCCTCTCCGCTGCACCCACCGCCAAGCCTTCTGAACCCAAGAAAGAAGCGGAAAATATCGCAGTTCCTGGAGTAGGAAACATTGACAGGAACGCAATCGCCTTGCAAATAGCGAGCGCGCTCCTTGCTCAAGGTAAGACTGACATCACTAACGAAGAGCTGGAACAGTTAGTTGAAGCTGTGGTCGGCATGGCTCAGAAAAAGAACGCTGAGGCcaaagaggaaaagaaagtTGAAGTCAAAGAAGTAGAGCAAGAGATCAAAGAGGAGGAAGTTGCCACTATCCCTGAAGAGGAAGCTCCTGCAGACATGAGTGAAGATGATCTCATATCTTGCTTAAAGATCTTTGAGTTTCTTCCTGAACACGAGAAGCACTCAATAATACTGCAACTTCAACGTCTGGAAGAGACTGATCCGGAAAAAGTGAAGGAGCTTCGAAAGTTTGTTAACGCAGGCACTGAGATGAACTCGCCAAAAGAGCTGTTTGGGCAAGCAGCATCTGACGACGAAGACTATTTGGACTCGGACGTCCTGAACGctgctaaaaaaaatgttgagcaAGAGATAAAACCTAAAGCCGCAGACAGCAAGACTCTGCAAGAGGCTACTGACTCAATGATGGCTGGTTTGAAAGGAAAGCGGCTGAATAGACAGGCTGACGCCATCAAGACGGATTTGCCGTTACCACCAATAGGTAATGTGGTGCCAGCTGCACcattagcagcagcagcagcagctgtcCCTCAAAGTGCTGGACCTTACTACGAAACAAGCCAGAATGTTTATTTGAACGCATTCCAACATCAACAAATGCAGCTTCATGcacagcagccgcagcagcaccCTCAACAGCATCAGAATAATCCCTATGAGCAACAACAGAATTATCCGTATGCTTCGTCACAATACCCGCAGTACGGTGGTCCTTCTTATGGTTATTATCatcaaaattg GACCCCTTACTTTGAGAAACCGATTGATTTTCACCGAGATGTAGAACCCATTCCGAGGGCCTATGTAGTTGACAAAAAATAG